The Gammaproteobacteria bacterium DNA window GACTGAGTATCGTGATTCCGGCAAAGAACGAGGCGAACACCCTCGCCCGCATGCTTCCGGAGATCAGGAGGCTGCATCCCGAGGCGGAGATCGTCGTGACGGATGACGGCTCCAGTGATGGTACGGCCGAGGTGGTCGAAGCCAATGGCGGCATTGCCGTAAGACATCCGTTTTCCATGGGAAACGGTGCCGCCATCAAATCCGGCGTGAAACGCGCCACGGGCGACATCGTCGTGTTCATGGATGCCGATGGCCAGCATTCACCGGATGATATCGGCAAGCTGGCCGATCACTTGCAGCAAGAGAATTTCCGCATGGTGGTCGGGGCTCGCAGCCGCAAAGGCCAGTCCAGCGCGTTCCGCGGCCTGGCAAATGCCATCTACAACCGCCTTGCCAGCCTGATTGTGGGCCACCGGATTCACGACCTGACCTCCGGCTTCAGGGCCACTTACCGGAAGGATTTCCTGCGCTTCCTGGTCTTGCTGCCCAACGGGTTTTCCTACCCGACCACCAGCACGATGGCCTATTTTCGCTCGGCCTTGCCGGTCGGCTACCTGGACATCGACGTCCGCAAGAACCAGGGACGCAGTCACATCAATCCACTGAAGGACGGGCTGCGATTCCTGTTGATCATCATCAAGGTGGCAACCCTTTACTCGCCCTTGAAGGTCTTCGTGCCACTCAGTGCGGCTTTCTTTGCGACCGGCGCCTGCCATTACGCCTACACCTTCCTTACCCAGGGTCGCTTTACCAACATGTCTGCCCTGCTGTTCTCGACGTCGGTACTGGTGTTCCTTATCGGGCTGCTGTCGGAACAGATCACCACGCTGATCTACAGCACCACCTCGCAAGATGACTGACAGCATCGCTAGGCCGAGGGTGCTCGTTCTGGCTTCGACGTTTCCCCGCCACGAGCATGACACGCTGCCTGATTTCGTCAGCCAGCTCTGCAACGCCCTGGCCGGCGATTTCAGGATCACGGTGCTCGCACCCCATGCACCCGGCAGCCGCAGGGTCGGTCGCATCGGACGTTGCAGCGTGGTGCGGTTCCGTTATGCCTGGCCGACCAGCCTGCAAGGCCTCGCCTATGGAAATGGCATCCTGGCCAACCTGCGGCAACGCCCATGGTCATGGCTGTTGCTGCCGGGCTTCCTGCTGGCCGGCATGCTCGCCACGCGCCGCCTGGCCCGCCGCGTGGACGCAAAGCTGGTGCATGCCCACTGGCTGCTGCCGGCTGGTCTGACGGCCGCACTGGCCAGGCCGGGCCGTCCCTTGCTGCTGACCTGCCATGGATCCGATGTGCTCGCTGGCCGGTCCGGCCTGCTGTCACGATTGCGGCGATTCACGCTGGCGCGTTGCACGCGCGTAACCGCTGTCAGCTCATCACTGGGAGATGCTGTCCGGCGCCTGTCGCCAGGCAGCAAGCCGCTGGTCATACCGCTGGGCATCGACACGCAGCAATTCACGCCCCCGGCGATCGACACCGAGCGGCAGGGAATCCTGTTTGCCGGCCGACTCGCCGATGCGAAAGGCGTCGGACTGCTGCCTGGGATGCTCGAGCAACTGCATCCGGATCACCCGACGGCCGTGCTGCACATTGCCGGCGAGGGTGCACAGCGCGCGCAGCTCGAGAAAGCGTTTCGCCGGCATGGCCTGCAGCAGCACGTGGCATTCCATGGCTGGCTGCCACCCGACAGGCTCGCGAGCATCATGCGTGACTGCCGGATACTGGTTTTCCCAAGCCGCGACTTCGAGGGTTTCGGTCTCGTGCTGGCGGAAGGCATGGCGGCTGGCTGCGCTGTCGTCGCCAGCGACCTGCCGACCAGCCGTGAACTGATCGACGATGGCGAAAACGGCCTGCTGGTTGCACCCGGTGACGTCGATGCCCTGTCGACGGCAGTTGCCAGACTGCTGGCTGACCCGCAACTGGCGGCAAGACTGGGCATCGAAGCACGACAGCGAATCGAGAGCGGATATTCGCGGGCCAGCGCCGTGCAGTCATTTGCCGGCCTTTACCGGAAGCTGCTGGCTGGAGACTGCTCGTGAGCCTCTATCCCATTACCGCCAAGCTGACCATCATTACCGGGGCGGGTCGTTGCGGTACCAAGTTCTTCGGCCAGCAGCTGGGCCGGTTCGTGTCGAACTGCCACGCCGAGCACGAGCCGGAAACACTTTACCTTGGCGACCTCGACGACCTGCAT harbors:
- a CDS encoding glycosyltransferase, whose product is MTDSIARPRVLVLASTFPRHEHDTLPDFVSQLCNALAGDFRITVLAPHAPGSRRVGRIGRCSVVRFRYAWPTSLQGLAYGNGILANLRQRPWSWLLLPGFLLAGMLATRRLARRVDAKLVHAHWLLPAGLTAALARPGRPLLLTCHGSDVLAGRSGLLSRLRRFTLARCTRVTAVSSSLGDAVRRLSPGSKPLVIPLGIDTQQFTPPAIDTERQGILFAGRLADAKGVGLLPGMLEQLHPDHPTAVLHIAGEGAQRAQLEKAFRRHGLQQHVAFHGWLPPDRLASIMRDCRILVFPSRDFEGFGLVLAEGMAAGCAVVASDLPTSRELIDDGENGLLVAPGDVDALSTAVARLLADPQLAARLGIEARQRIESGYSRASAVQSFAGLYRKLLAGDCS
- a CDS encoding glycosyltransferase family 2 protein, with product MSRGEAPGSRLSIVIPAKNEANTLARMLPEIRRLHPEAEIVVTDDGSSDGTAEVVEANGGIAVRHPFSMGNGAAIKSGVKRATGDIVVFMDADGQHSPDDIGKLADHLQQENFRMVVGARSRKGQSSAFRGLANAIYNRLASLIVGHRIHDLTSGFRATYRKDFLRFLVLLPNGFSYPTTSTMAYFRSALPVGYLDIDVRKNQGRSHINPLKDGLRFLLIIIKVATLYSPLKVFVPLSAAFFATGACHYAYTFLTQGRFTNMSALLFSTSVLVFLIGLLSEQITTLIYSTTSQDD